The following proteins are co-located in the Wenzhouxiangella marina genome:
- a CDS encoding cupin domain-containing protein codes for MQLGRLAGFDRQRFLAEYWRKQPCLITGWLDPSPLEFDRLLDLADACDLPTRLVRGSSENEDWSVDHGPIGKMDLPEESRDWTVLVQEVDKVDPAVAALLEDFRFLPNWIIDDIMISQAVPGGSVGPHLDAYDVFLVQAKGRRRWELADGSSFRADERFELALLESWVPEFTIETVPGDVLYLPAGVGHHGVALDEAQTWSVGLRTPSGPELLFELAETVLGRPDKAQRLSLERIDPAQSDGIPSELIAQARAQLEACLEMDDRQLGELLAAFLTRWRLWESDSEVEPEQIHGKLRAGLELPLALNARLALLGHGEDMALFVNGERIEAPARLARELSVRRRIGPEWLEAPDALEQLIGVDAIGPLPGPRIVSSRGD; via the coding sequence ATGCAGCTCGGGCGGCTCGCGGGCTTCGATCGCCAGCGCTTCCTCGCCGAGTACTGGCGGAAGCAGCCCTGTCTGATTACCGGCTGGCTGGATCCGAGCCCGCTCGAATTCGACCGGCTCCTCGATCTGGCCGACGCCTGCGACCTGCCGACGCGCCTGGTCCGCGGCTCCAGCGAGAACGAGGACTGGTCCGTGGATCACGGGCCGATCGGGAAGATGGATCTTCCCGAAGAGTCCAGGGACTGGACCGTGCTGGTCCAGGAAGTCGACAAGGTCGACCCAGCGGTCGCGGCCCTTCTCGAGGACTTCCGCTTCCTGCCCAACTGGATCATCGACGACATCATGATCAGCCAGGCCGTGCCCGGCGGCTCGGTCGGCCCCCATCTCGATGCCTACGATGTCTTCCTGGTCCAGGCGAAGGGCCGTCGACGCTGGGAGCTGGCCGACGGCAGCTCCTTCCGCGCCGATGAGCGCTTCGAGCTGGCCCTGCTCGAGAGCTGGGTACCTGAATTCACTATCGAGACCGTTCCGGGCGACGTCCTCTATCTGCCCGCCGGCGTCGGCCACCACGGGGTGGCGCTCGACGAGGCCCAGACCTGGTCGGTGGGGCTTCGCACACCGTCCGGTCCCGAACTGCTCTTCGAGCTGGCCGAAACCGTGCTGGGACGCCCGGACAAGGCACAGCGCCTGAGTCTCGAGCGGATCGACCCGGCGCAGAGCGATGGCATTCCATCCGAGCTGATTGCCCAGGCTCGCGCTCAGCTCGAAGCCTGCCTGGAGATGGACGACCGGCAGCTCGGCGAGCTGTTGGCCGCTTTCCTGACGCGCTGGCGCTTGTGGGAGTCCGACAGCGAGGTCGAGCCCGAACAGATCCATGGAAAGCTTCGCGCCGGACTCGAGCTCCCGCTGGCGCTGAATGCTCGCCTGGCCTTGCTCGGTCACGGCGAGGATATGGCCCTGTTCGTCAACGGCGAGCGGATCGAGGCCCCTGCCCGGCTCGCGCGGGAGCTCAGCGTTCGGCGCCGGATCGGACCAGAGTGGCTGGAAGCGCCCGACGCCCTCGAGCAGTTGATCGGCGTCGATGCCATCGGCCCGCTCCCGGGGCCGCGCATCGTCTCGTCCCGAGGCGATTGA
- the purB gene encoding adenylosuccinate lyase — MADHALTALSPLDGRYAGRLGELAELCSEAGLIRQRVRVEIAWFKALAAHPEFTALPALGPDDEAFLDAMVEDFGPEQAAAVKAIERTTNHDVKAVEYWIKRTMAQRPGLKRSLEFVHFALTSEDINNLSWALIIQQAIADVLDPLLSRLDERLQAIALETAELPMLSRTHGQTASPTTMGKELANVVFRLRRQRRGLNQVELTGKINGAVGNFNAHLAACPELDWPELSRRVVEDLGLVFNPYTTQIEPHDMIAEVSHALVRVNTILTDFARDVWGYISLGYFRQKLVEGEVGSSTMPHKVNPIDFENGEGNLGLANALLEHLAAKLPISRWQRDLTDSTVQRSLGSAFGYCALAWHSILRGLDRIAADPERLAADLDRAWEVLAEPVQTVMRLHEVPEPYEKLKALTRGHGIDRERLHDFIRKLEIPEADRDRLLAMTPSSYIGNAAEMARAIVRHV; from the coding sequence ATGGCCGACCACGCCCTGACCGCCCTTTCGCCCCTGGATGGCCGATACGCCGGCCGCCTCGGTGAACTGGCCGAACTGTGCTCCGAAGCCGGCCTGATCCGGCAGCGCGTGCGGGTCGAGATTGCCTGGTTCAAGGCCCTGGCCGCGCATCCGGAGTTCACGGCCCTGCCCGCCCTGGGTCCTGACGACGAGGCCTTTCTCGACGCCATGGTCGAGGACTTCGGCCCGGAACAGGCCGCGGCCGTCAAGGCCATCGAGCGAACCACGAACCACGATGTCAAGGCGGTCGAATACTGGATCAAACGGACCATGGCCCAGCGTCCGGGCCTGAAGCGCTCGCTGGAATTCGTGCATTTCGCCCTCACCAGCGAAGACATCAACAATCTGAGCTGGGCGCTGATCATCCAGCAGGCCATCGCCGATGTGCTCGACCCCCTGCTCTCGCGCCTCGACGAGCGCCTGCAGGCCATTGCCCTGGAGACGGCCGAGCTGCCGATGCTTTCGCGCACGCACGGCCAGACCGCTTCGCCGACGACGATGGGCAAGGAGCTCGCCAACGTCGTGTTCCGCCTGCGCCGCCAGCGCCGCGGCCTGAACCAGGTCGAACTGACCGGCAAGATCAACGGTGCCGTCGGCAACTTCAACGCCCATCTCGCCGCCTGCCCCGAGCTGGATTGGCCGGAATTGTCCCGTCGCGTCGTCGAGGATCTGGGCCTGGTCTTCAACCCCTACACGACCCAGATCGAACCGCACGACATGATCGCCGAAGTCAGCCATGCCCTGGTGCGCGTCAACACGATCCTGACCGATTTCGCGCGCGACGTCTGGGGCTACATCTCGCTGGGTTACTTCCGCCAGAAACTGGTGGAGGGTGAGGTCGGCTCTTCGACCATGCCGCACAAGGTCAACCCGATCGACTTCGAGAACGGCGAAGGCAATCTGGGCCTGGCCAACGCCCTTCTCGAACACCTCGCAGCCAAACTGCCGATTTCGCGCTGGCAGCGCGATCTCACGGACTCCACCGTTCAGCGCTCCCTGGGCTCGGCCTTCGGTTACTGCGCCCTGGCCTGGCACTCGATCCTGCGTGGCCTGGATCGCATCGCCGCCGACCCCGAGCGCCTGGCGGCCGATCTCGATCGGGCCTGGGAAGTGCTGGCCGAGCCGGTGCAGACCGTCATGCGCCTGCACGAGGTGCCCGAACCCTATGAAAAGCTCAAGGCCCTGACGCGCGGTCACGGAATCGACCGTGAGCGCCTGCACGACTTCATTCGCAAGCTCGAGATTCCCGAGGCCGATCGCGATCGTCTGCTGGCCATGACGCCGTCGAGCTACATCGGCAACGCGGCCGAGATGGCTCGGGCCATCGTTCGTCACGTCTGA
- a CDS encoding NAD(P)H-dependent oxidoreductase has protein sequence MPAKVLIIQAHPDPRGGHFCHALAAAYREAAEGAGHRVEQLDVASLDIPPLESESDWNREADAADVRAAQAAILEADHLVFVFPLWMGMMPAVLKAFLEQVLRPGFAFAPEAREGFGERKLKGKSARIIITMGMPGLFYRGFYRAHAFRAFKRNILKFSGIKPVRGTFIGLVDREASREKGLARVRDLGRRGV, from the coding sequence ATGCCCGCAAAGGTCCTGATCATCCAGGCGCACCCGGATCCCCGAGGCGGCCATTTCTGTCATGCGCTGGCTGCGGCCTACCGGGAAGCCGCCGAGGGCGCGGGGCATCGAGTCGAGCAGCTCGACGTGGCAAGCCTCGACATTCCGCCGCTGGAGTCCGAGTCGGACTGGAACCGCGAAGCCGATGCTGCCGATGTGCGAGCCGCACAGGCCGCCATCCTCGAGGCCGATCACCTGGTGTTCGTCTTTCCGCTCTGGATGGGCATGATGCCGGCCGTACTGAAGGCCTTTCTGGAGCAGGTGCTCCGGCCCGGTTTCGCCTTCGCGCCGGAGGCGCGCGAAGGCTTCGGCGAGCGCAAGCTGAAAGGCAAGTCGGCGAGAATCATCATCACGATGGGCATGCCGGGTCTGTTCTATCGAGGGTTCTACCGCGCGCATGCCTTTCGAGCTTTCAAGCGCAACATCTTGAAATTCAGCGGAATCAAGCCGGTTAGAGGGACCTTCATCGGCCTCGTCGATCGCGAGGCCAGTCGCGAAAAGGGCCTGGCGCGTGTCCGGGACCTGGGGCGGCGAGGGGTCTGA
- a CDS encoding carbon-nitrogen hydrolase, translated as MSRILKVGLVQQAMDPDIESNHRRSLEGIAEAVAQGAELVVLPELHASEYFCKYQDPALFELAEPLDGPTRHLLADAARAHDCVIVGSLFEARAPGLAHNTGIVLERDGSLAGVYRKMHIPDDPGYNEKFYFTPGDLGFEPIDTSLGRLGLLVCWDQWYPEAARLMAMAGAELLIYPTAIGADPNDSEDEQHRQLDAWRTIQRGHAVANGLPVLACNRVGYEPDRSGAGRDAEFWGHSFVAGPQGELLDEAGSEQEVLVVELDMDRGEDVRRIWPFLRDRRIDAYGDLLKRWRR; from the coding sequence ATGAGCCGCATCCTGAAGGTCGGTCTGGTCCAGCAGGCGATGGACCCGGACATCGAAAGCAATCATCGCCGCTCCCTCGAGGGCATCGCCGAGGCGGTGGCCCAGGGAGCTGAACTGGTCGTGCTGCCCGAACTGCACGCCAGCGAGTACTTCTGCAAGTATCAGGACCCGGCCCTGTTCGAGCTGGCCGAGCCCCTGGATGGCCCGACCCGGCACCTGCTGGCCGACGCGGCCCGAGCGCATGACTGCGTCATCGTCGGTAGCCTGTTCGAAGCGCGCGCGCCCGGACTGGCCCACAACACCGGCATCGTGCTGGAGCGTGACGGCAGCCTGGCCGGCGTCTACCGAAAGATGCACATCCCGGACGATCCCGGCTACAACGAGAAGTTCTATTTCACGCCCGGTGATCTCGGCTTCGAGCCCATCGACACCAGCCTGGGGCGCTTAGGGCTTCTGGTCTGCTGGGACCAGTGGTATCCGGAGGCCGCGCGCCTGATGGCCATGGCCGGGGCCGAATTGTTGATCTACCCCACGGCCATCGGCGCCGATCCCAACGACTCCGAGGACGAGCAGCATCGTCAGCTCGATGCCTGGCGCACGATCCAGCGCGGGCACGCGGTTGCCAACGGTCTACCGGTGCTGGCCTGCAATCGTGTCGGCTACGAGCCGGATCGTTCCGGCGCCGGTCGGGACGCGGAGTTCTGGGGCCACAGCTTCGTCGCGGGCCCGCAGGGTGAGCTGCTCGACGAAGCCGGCAGCGAGCAGGAAGTGCTGGTGGTCGAACTCGACATGGATCGTGGCGAAGACGTCCGCCGTATCTGGCCCTTCCTGCGCGACCGACGCATCGACGCCTACGGTGACCTGCTCAAGCGTTGGCGGCGGTAG
- a CDS encoding agmatine deiminase family protein, with amino-acid sequence MIHVDFRLPAEWEPQSAVLLAWPHAGGDWSERLTAIREEYQALIEAILARQSVLLLVQPGDRSASQQLGERPGLHFIELPFDDTWCRDYGPIVLVAAGERLAMDFHFNGWGGKYNAENDDRINSGLARHPLFEKFQFRQSLFELEGGAIDSDGQGRLLVNWHCLETRHPHLSRQAIRAELSEAFNLEAVIGIDLPAMSGDDTDGHIDTLVRFAGPDTLVFQIQRDEALSTRLLGQLELLRRADGQPYRLIGLPPAQGFDPELPANYANFLLINGACLMPAYGVETDREAQQRLAEAFDDREIVPVPARTMISQFGGPHCASMQIPAALP; translated from the coding sequence ATGATCCACGTCGATTTCCGGCTGCCGGCCGAATGGGAGCCGCAGAGTGCCGTTTTGCTGGCCTGGCCGCACGCAGGTGGCGACTGGTCGGAGCGCCTGACCGCCATTCGAGAGGAATATCAGGCACTGATCGAAGCCATTCTGGCTCGCCAGTCGGTGCTGCTGCTCGTTCAGCCCGGTGACCGCAGCGCCTCGCAGCAGCTGGGCGAGCGCCCCGGCCTGCATTTCATCGAGCTGCCCTTCGACGACACCTGGTGCCGGGATTACGGCCCGATCGTGCTGGTGGCCGCGGGTGAGCGCCTGGCCATGGATTTCCACTTCAACGGCTGGGGCGGAAAGTACAACGCCGAGAACGACGATCGCATCAATTCGGGCCTGGCCCGTCATCCCCTCTTCGAGAAGTTCCAATTCCGCCAGTCCCTGTTCGAACTGGAGGGCGGCGCCATCGACAGCGACGGCCAGGGCCGATTGCTGGTCAACTGGCACTGCCTCGAGACCCGGCATCCGCACCTGAGTCGCCAGGCCATCCGCGCGGAACTGAGCGAAGCCTTCAACCTGGAGGCGGTCATCGGAATCGACCTGCCCGCCATGAGCGGCGACGACACCGATGGCCACATCGATACCCTGGTCCGCTTCGCCGGCCCGGACACGTTGGTCTTCCAGATCCAGCGCGACGAGGCGCTGAGCACCCGCCTGCTCGGCCAGCTGGAGCTGCTTCGGCGCGCCGACGGCCAGCCCTACCGCTTGATCGGCCTGCCGCCTGCCCAGGGCTTCGATCCGGAGCTGCCGGCCAACTACGCCAATTTCCTGCTCATCAACGGGGCCTGCCTGATGCCGGCCTACGGCGTCGAAACGGACCGGGAGGCGCAGCAGCGTCTCGCCGAAGCCTTCGATGACCGGGAGATCGTGCCGGTCCCCGCGCGCACCATGATCTCCCAGTTCGGGGGACCGCACTGCGCCAGCATGCAGATTCCGGCGGCATTGCCATGA
- a CDS encoding SDR family oxidoreductase translates to MATAVITGANRGIGLELARQLSGDFDIIGICRRSSEELDALGVRVEAGIDITQGQDLQRMAARLAGVSIDLLINNAGLLRPSSLAGIEDELDDWRAQFEVNALAPIRVTSALREQLAEGGKVVIITSRMGSIADNDSGGAYAYRMSKSAVNSAGVSLAHELKGRSIAVGLLHPGYVRTGMTGHTGHIDPDQAAAQLIERIHELDMRLTGSFRHANGESLPW, encoded by the coding sequence ATGGCCACGGCAGTGATTACCGGCGCCAATCGGGGAATCGGTCTGGAACTGGCCAGACAGCTTTCCGGCGATTTCGACATCATCGGGATCTGTCGACGAAGTTCCGAAGAACTGGACGCCCTGGGCGTGCGGGTCGAGGCGGGCATCGACATCACCCAGGGCCAGGACCTGCAGCGGATGGCCGCCAGGCTGGCTGGCGTCTCCATCGACCTGCTGATCAACAACGCGGGCCTGTTGCGTCCATCGAGTCTGGCAGGCATCGAGGATGAGCTCGATGACTGGCGGGCCCAGTTCGAGGTCAATGCCCTGGCGCCGATCCGAGTGACTTCGGCCCTTCGAGAGCAACTCGCCGAGGGCGGCAAGGTGGTGATCATCACCTCGCGGATGGGCTCGATCGCCGACAACGACTCGGGCGGCGCCTATGCGTATCGAATGTCCAAGTCGGCCGTCAACAGCGCCGGCGTGTCGTTGGCTCACGAGTTGAAGGGGCGGAGTATCGCGGTGGGTCTGCTGCATCCGGGCTATGTGCGAACGGGGATGACCGGGCACACCGGCCACATCGACCCGGATCAGGCGGCCGCACAGCTCATCGAGCGGATTCACGAGCTGGACATGCGCCTCACGGGCTCGTTCCGCCATGCCAACGGGGAGTCCTTGCCCTGGTAG
- the rsgA gene encoding ribosome small subunit-dependent GTPase A, translated as MSTRATVLEAWANRAVAETVDGRLVAFHFPRRLERPLPGDEILLNERDELDELLPRRNRFGRGDNRGQFRPIAANLDQTLIVIAAEPAPSPDLLHRYLAASRICGIEPIIVLNKTDLPTPSQAPFDELEGLIELGYSVIRTCCTHASGIDGLAERLEGRTSLIAGQSGVGKTSLVNALIPELDRQTGALSQVTGKGRHTTTSARLCHLPEDSGWLVDTPGVWEYGLWQMTPRELLRGFPEFLEASDGCRFRDCSHQHEPGCGVRAAVEAGVIPDFRYRAWLRLLDEQARLSRS; from the coding sequence ATGAGTACCAGGGCGACGGTACTGGAAGCCTGGGCCAATCGAGCGGTGGCCGAGACCGTCGACGGCCGCCTGGTCGCCTTCCATTTTCCGCGCCGACTCGAACGCCCCCTGCCCGGCGACGAGATCCTGCTCAACGAGCGCGATGAGCTCGACGAATTGCTGCCGCGCAGGAATCGCTTCGGCCGCGGCGACAACCGCGGCCAGTTCCGGCCGATCGCGGCCAATCTCGATCAGACCCTGATCGTCATCGCCGCAGAACCGGCACCCAGCCCCGACCTTTTGCATCGCTATCTGGCCGCCAGTCGTATCTGCGGCATCGAGCCGATCATCGTGCTGAACAAGACCGACCTCCCTACCCCGAGTCAGGCACCCTTCGACGAGCTCGAGGGCTTGATCGAGCTCGGCTATTCCGTCATCCGGACCTGTTGCACGCACGCCTCCGGCATCGACGGTCTGGCGGAGCGCCTCGAGGGGCGGACCAGTCTGATCGCCGGCCAGTCCGGCGTCGGCAAGACCTCCCTGGTCAACGCCCTGATTCCCGAGCTCGACCGCCAGACCGGTGCCCTCTCCCAGGTCACCGGCAAGGGTAGGCACACCACGACCTCGGCCCGGCTCTGCCACCTGCCCGAGGATTCGGGCTGGCTCGTTGACACCCCGGGCGTCTGGGAATATGGCCTCTGGCAGATGACGCCCCGAGAGCTGCTGCGGGGCTTTCCCGAGTTCCTCGAGGCTTCGGATGGCTGCCGGTTCAGGGACTGCAGCCATCAACACGAACCTGGATGTGGCGTGCGTGCCGCCGTCGAGGCCGGTGTGATTCCCGATTTCCGCTATCGCGCCTGGCTCCGCCTGCTCGACGAGCAGGCTCGCCTGAGCCGGTCCTGA
- the orn gene encoding oligoribonuclease yields MDNTHLIWIDLEMTGLDPERDRIIEIATIVTDEQLEEVAVGPVLAIDTPAEVLEAMDEWNRRTHGQSGLIQRCLDSRVDLADAEQQTLDFLQGHIEAGQSPICGNSICQDRRFLAKGMPRLEAFFHYRNLDVSTVKILAQRWAPDVADGFRKTGSHQALDDIRESIEELRYYRRFMGQLSGKA; encoded by the coding sequence ATGGACAACACGCACCTGATCTGGATCGACCTGGAAATGACCGGCCTGGACCCCGAGCGGGACCGGATCATCGAAATCGCGACCATCGTAACCGACGAGCAGCTCGAGGAAGTCGCCGTGGGGCCGGTGCTGGCCATCGACACGCCGGCCGAGGTGCTCGAGGCGATGGATGAATGGAACCGGCGCACCCACGGGCAATCGGGCCTGATCCAGCGCTGCCTGGACAGCCGGGTCGACCTTGCCGACGCCGAGCAACAGACCCTGGACTTTCTTCAGGGCCACATCGAAGCGGGACAGTCGCCGATCTGCGGGAATTCCATCTGCCAGGACCGCCGCTTCCTCGCGAAGGGCATGCCGCGGCTGGAGGCCTTCTTCCACTACCGTAACCTCGACGTCAGCACGGTCAAGATCCTTGCCCAGCGCTGGGCGCCGGACGTGGCAGACGGCTTCCGAAAGACCGGTTCTCATCAGGCGCTGGACGACATCCGCGAATCGATCGAGGAGCTGCGTTACTACCGGCGCTTCATGGGGCAACTGTCGGGCAAGGCCTAG
- the ppsA gene encoding phosphoenolpyruvate synthase — MTDYILWLDELGMADLDKVGGKNSSLGEMIGNLSGLGVSVPGGFATTADAFREFLDQSGLAGRIQDALEHLDAEDTRALAATGRQIRDWIMETPLQPALEAAIREAWAEMESRYGQGLAVAVRSSATAEDLPDASFAGQQETFLNVRGLDEVLEKLHAVFASLYNDRAIAYRVHHGFDHHDVALSAGIQLMVRSGSGASGVMFTLDTESGYRNVVFVTSSYGLGESVVQGAVNPDEFYLFKPNLEAGKPAVLRRSLGSKATRMVYAEGSGVLTEDTPEALRNRFSISDDDATRLAEMALTIEKHYGRPMDIEWGKDGESGQLFILQARPETVKSRSGQAMERFKLEETGDVLAEGRAIGQRIGTGVARVIESLDEMHDVAPGDVLVTDMTDPDWEPIMKRAAAIVTNRGGRTCHAAIIARELGIPAVVGCGDATDRIPHGEQVTVACSEGDTGRIYKGKLAFSVAEDTLDEMPPAPLKIMMNVANADRAFDFAQIPNHGIGLARLEFIINRMIGIHPRALLEYSKQNEEVRAEIDRRIAGYADPVSFYVDKLAEGIATIAAPFAPNPVIVRLSDFKSNEYANLIGGEQYEPEEENPMIGWRGASRYVDESFKPAFELECRALKKVRETMGLSHVWAMIPFVRTVDEARDVVEVLEGFGLKRGEQGLKLIMMCELPSNALLADQFLEHFDGFSIGSNDMTQLTLGLDRDSALVAHRFDERNDAVKALLSMAIKACRDRGKYIGICGQGPSDYPDLAQWLLDQGIESMSLNPDTVVDTWRMLASSD, encoded by the coding sequence GTGACTGACTACATTCTCTGGCTGGACGAACTGGGTATGGCCGACCTCGACAAGGTCGGCGGCAAGAACTCCTCACTCGGCGAAATGATCGGCAATCTCAGCGGGCTCGGCGTCAGCGTGCCGGGCGGTTTTGCGACCACGGCCGATGCCTTTCGCGAGTTTCTGGATCAGTCCGGACTGGCGGGTCGCATTCAGGACGCTCTCGAACATCTGGACGCCGAAGATACCCGCGCACTCGCCGCCACGGGTCGGCAGATTCGCGACTGGATCATGGAGACGCCGCTGCAGCCGGCGCTCGAGGCGGCGATTCGGGAAGCCTGGGCGGAAATGGAATCACGTTACGGACAGGGCCTGGCCGTCGCGGTTCGCTCCTCGGCGACCGCCGAAGACCTGCCCGATGCCTCGTTCGCCGGTCAGCAGGAGACCTTCCTGAACGTTCGCGGTCTGGATGAAGTCCTGGAAAAGCTGCACGCCGTCTTCGCCAGTCTCTACAACGACCGGGCCATCGCCTATCGCGTTCACCACGGCTTCGATCACCATGACGTCGCCCTGTCGGCCGGGATTCAGCTGATGGTGCGATCCGGCAGCGGCGCGTCGGGCGTGATGTTCACCCTCGACACGGAATCCGGCTACCGGAACGTGGTCTTCGTGACCTCCAGCTACGGTCTGGGCGAGAGCGTCGTCCAGGGGGCCGTCAACCCGGATGAGTTCTATCTCTTCAAACCGAACCTGGAAGCCGGCAAGCCAGCCGTGCTGCGCCGTTCCCTCGGCAGCAAGGCCACCCGCATGGTCTACGCCGAAGGCTCCGGCGTCCTGACCGAAGACACCCCGGAGGCGCTTCGCAATCGCTTTTCGATCAGTGATGACGACGCCACGCGTCTGGCCGAGATGGCCCTGACCATCGAAAAGCACTACGGCCGTCCCATGGACATCGAGTGGGGCAAGGATGGCGAATCGGGTCAGCTGTTCATCCTCCAGGCGCGTCCGGAAACGGTCAAGAGCCGATCGGGTCAGGCCATGGAGCGCTTCAAGCTGGAAGAAACCGGCGATGTGCTCGCCGAAGGCCGAGCGATCGGCCAGCGCATCGGCACCGGCGTGGCACGGGTCATCGAGAGCCTCGACGAGATGCATGACGTGGCACCCGGCGACGTCCTGGTCACGGACATGACCGATCCCGACTGGGAGCCGATCATGAAGCGCGCGGCGGCCATCGTCACCAATCGTGGCGGACGCACCTGCCACGCGGCCATCATCGCCCGCGAGCTCGGCATTCCGGCCGTGGTCGGCTGTGGCGATGCCACCGATCGCATTCCCCATGGCGAACAGGTCACCGTGGCCTGCTCCGAAGGCGACACGGGGCGGATCTACAAGGGCAAGCTCGCCTTCAGCGTGGCCGAGGACACCCTCGACGAAATGCCGCCGGCACCGCTGAAGATCATGATGAACGTGGCCAATGCCGACCGGGCCTTCGATTTCGCACAGATTCCCAACCACGGCATCGGCCTGGCGCGGCTCGAATTCATCATCAACCGGATGATCGGCATTCACCCGCGTGCCCTGCTCGAATACTCGAAGCAGAACGAGGAAGTCCGCGCCGAGATCGACCGCCGCATCGCCGGCTATGCCGATCCGGTTTCCTTCTACGTCGACAAGCTGGCCGAGGGCATCGCGACGATCGCGGCGCCCTTCGCACCCAATCCGGTGATCGTTCGCCTGTCCGATTTCAAGAGCAACGAGTACGCCAATCTCATTGGCGGCGAGCAATACGAGCCCGAAGAGGAAAACCCGATGATCGGCTGGCGCGGCGCGTCGCGCTACGTCGATGAGAGCTTCAAGCCGGCGTTCGAGCTGGAATGCCGGGCCCTGAAGAAGGTCCGTGAAACCATGGGCCTGAGTCACGTCTGGGCGATGATCCCCTTCGTCCGGACCGTCGACGAAGCCCGCGACGTGGTCGAAGTCCTGGAAGGTTTCGGCCTGAAGCGTGGCGAGCAGGGCCTGAAGCTGATCATGATGTGCGAGCTGCCTTCCAACGCCCTGCTCGCCGATCAGTTCCTGGAGCATTTCGACGGCTTCTCGATCGGCTCCAACGACATGACCCAGCTGACCCTGGGCCTGGATCGCGATTCGGCGCTGGTGGCGCACCGTTTCGACGAACGCAACGATGCGGTCAAGGCTCTGCTGTCGATGGCGATCAAGGCCTGCCGGGACCGCGGCAAGTACATCGGCATCTGCGGACAGGGCCCTTCGGACTACCCCGATCTGGCCCAGTGGCTCCTCGATCAGGGGATCGAAAGCATGTCCCTGAACCCGGACACGGTGGTTGACACCTGGCGAATGCTGGCCAGTTCCGACTAG
- the ppsR gene encoding posphoenolpyruvate synthetase regulatory kinase/phosphorylase PpsR produces the protein MRKTVFFVSDGTAITAETFGHSLLTQFSAVDFREIRLPFVDTHSKARDAVSLIDRAAEADGTRPLVFSTIVDTGIGGELTAANAHVFDMFATFMEPLEEILGVERSPRVGQAHGMGNSHAYEDRMEATNYALTHDDGISKKLDQADVILVGVSRSGKTPTCLYMALHYGIKAANYPLTEEDLEQPRLPAFLRQHQRKLFGLTIDPERLAQIREVRRPGSRYASIKQCRYEVDAAEAMFRSEKLPVLSTTDSSVEELASRILLEQGLQRDQV, from the coding sequence ATGCGCAAGACCGTATTCTTCGTTTCCGATGGCACTGCCATCACCGCGGAAACCTTCGGGCACAGCCTGCTGACGCAGTTTTCGGCGGTCGATTTCCGGGAAATCCGCCTGCCTTTCGTCGACACCCACAGCAAGGCCAGGGACGCCGTTTCCCTGATCGATCGGGCGGCCGAGGCCGACGGTACCCGTCCGCTGGTGTTCAGCACCATCGTCGATACCGGCATCGGCGGCGAGCTGACCGCCGCCAATGCGCACGTGTTCGACATGTTCGCGACCTTCATGGAACCGCTCGAGGAAATTCTGGGCGTCGAGCGCTCGCCGCGGGTCGGGCAGGCCCACGGGATGGGCAACAGCCATGCCTATGAAGACCGCATGGAGGCCACGAACTACGCGCTGACCCATGACGATGGAATCAGCAAGAAGCTGGACCAGGCCGACGTGATCCTGGTCGGCGTGTCCCGCTCCGGCAAGACGCCGACCTGCCTGTACATGGCGCTCCACTACGGCATCAAGGCGGCCAACTATCCGCTCACCGAAGAGGATCTGGAGCAGCCGCGCCTGCCGGCCTTCCTGCGTCAGCACCAGCGCAAGCTGTTCGGCCTGACCATCGACCCCGAGCGCCTGGCGCAGATCCGCGAGGTGCGGCGCCCCGGCAGCCGTTATGCGTCGATCAAGCAGTGTCGCTACGAGGTCGATGCGGCCGAGGCGATGTTCCGGTCGGAGAAGCTGCCGGTGCTGTCGACGACCGACTCCTCGGTCGAGGAACTGGCCAGCCGAATCCTGCTCGAACAGGGCCTGCAACGCGATCAGGTCTGA